One Cuculus canorus isolate bCucCan1 chromosome 1, bCucCan1.pri, whole genome shotgun sequence DNA segment encodes these proteins:
- the SLC35B4 gene encoding nucleotide sugar transporter SLC35B4, whose amino-acid sequence MHPAVAVGLVFGGCCSNVVFLELLARQFPGCGNIVTFSQFLFIAVEGFIFEANFGRKKPAIPIRYYFIMVAMFFTVSVVNNYALNLNIAMPLHMIFRSGSLIASMALGIIILKKRYSIYKYTSIALVSLGIFTCTFMSAKQVASDSSLNEEDGLQVFLWWLLGIAALTFALLMSARMGIFQEMLYKQFGKHSKEALFYNHALPLPGFLLLAPNIYHHAVLFSQSEPFQVPVIGLTLPIMWFYLLMNVITQYVCIRGVFILTTECTSLTVTLVVTLRKFVSLIFSILYFRNPFTAWHWLGTAFVFVGTLMYTEVWNSLGPFLARWKKRPKEE is encoded by the exons ATGCACCCAGCAGTGGCAGTGGGGCTGGTGTTCGGCGGCTGCTGCAGCAACGTGGtgttcctggagctgctggccag GCAGTTTCCAGGATGTGGGAACATAGTGACATTCTCCCAGTTCCTATTTATCGCTGTGGAAGGCTTTATCTTCGAAGCCAACTTTGGGAGGAAGAAGCCGGCCATACCAATAAG gtaCTATTTCATCATGGTGGCCATGTTCTTCACTGTTAGTGTGGTGAATAACTATGCCCTGAACTTAAATATTGCCATGCCACTGCACATGATCTTCAGATCA ggCTCTCTCATAGCAAGCATGGCTCTAGGTATCATAATATTGAAGAAAAG ATACAGCATATATAAATACACGTCCATAGCCCTGGTGTCCCTGGGGATCTTCACCTGCACTTTCATGTCTGCAAAGCAAGTG GCGTCTGACTCCAGCTTAAATGAAGAGGATGGACTTCAGGTTTTCTTGTGGTGGCTGTTAG GTATTGCTGCACTCACGTTCGCCCTCCTCATGTCTGCCAGGATGGGGATTTTCCAGGAGATGCTATACAAGCAGTTTGGGAAGCACTCCAAAGAGGCCCTTTTTTACAAT CATGCGTTACCACTCCCTGGCTTTCTCCTCCTTGCTCCAAACATCTACCACCATGCAGTCCTCTTCAGCCAGTCTG AGCCATTCCAGGTCCCAGTGATCGGCCTGACCCTGCCAATCATGTGGTTCTACCTCCTCATGAACGTCATCACTCA ATACGTCTGCATCCGAGGCGTCTTCATCCTCACCACGGAATGCACCTCCCTCACCGTCACGCTGGTGGTGACGCTACGCAAGTTTGtcagcctcatcttctccatcctATACTTTCGCAACCCCTTCACGGCCTGGCACTGGCTCGGCACCGCCTTCGTCTTTGTTGGGACTCTCATGTACACGGAGGTGTGGAACAGCCTCGGGCCTTTCTTGGCCCGCTGGAAGAAGAGGCCAAAGGAGGAGTAG